In Actinomycetota bacterium, one DNA window encodes the following:
- a CDS encoding ABC transporter substrate-binding protein produces the protein MRRHRYRTGGLALLLLALVLAGCGQDGPASEEAKPAPQRIVSLSPTATEMLFAIGAGGQVVAVDSNSNYPKEAPKTELSAYEPNIEAIAGYKPDLVVYSDDPGELAAGLSKLGIPALQQPAATKLDDTYAQLEELGQATGHEAEAGQLAATMRAEIEKIAGADRPERPLTYYHELDKNLYTATSKTFIGQLYAQLGLENIADPADKEGTGYPQLSAEYVIKADPDLIFLADTKCCGQSARTVAARDGWDQVTAVKTGGVVELDDDVASRWGPRVVDFLKVIAAKVQAAEAVAS, from the coding sequence ATGAGGAGACACCGCTACCGGACCGGCGGCCTGGCGCTGCTGCTCCTGGCCCTGGTGCTGGCCGGCTGCGGCCAGGACGGGCCGGCCTCGGAGGAGGCCAAGCCGGCGCCCCAGCGGATCGTGTCGCTGTCGCCGACCGCGACCGAGATGCTGTTCGCCATCGGCGCCGGCGGGCAGGTCGTGGCCGTCGACAGCAACTCCAACTACCCCAAGGAGGCCCCCAAGACCGAGCTGTCGGCCTACGAGCCGAACATCGAGGCCATCGCCGGCTACAAGCCCGACCTGGTCGTCTACTCCGACGACCCCGGGGAGCTGGCCGCCGGCCTCTCCAAGCTCGGCATCCCGGCCCTGCAGCAGCCGGCGGCGACCAAGCTGGACGACACCTACGCCCAGCTCGAGGAGCTCGGCCAGGCCACCGGGCATGAGGCCGAGGCCGGGCAGCTGGCGGCGACGATGCGGGCCGAGATCGAGAAGATCGCCGGCGCCGACCGGCCCGAGCGGCCCCTGACCTACTACCACGAGCTGGACAAGAACCTGTACACGGCCACCTCCAAGACCTTCATCGGCCAGCTGTACGCCCAGCTCGGCCTGGAGAACATCGCCGATCCGGCCGACAAGGAGGGCACCGGCTACCCGCAGCTGTCGGCCGAGTACGTGATCAAGGCCGACCCCGACCTGATCTTCCTGGCCGACACCAAGTGCTGCGGCCAGTCGGCCAGGACGGTCGCCGCCAGGGACGGCTGGGACCAGGTCACGGCCGTCAAGACCGGCGGCGTGGTCGAGCTGGACGACGACGTGGCCTCCCGCTGGGGGCCCCGGGTGGTCGACTTCCTGAAGGTGATCGCCGCCAAGGTCCAGGCCGCGGAGGCGGTCGCTTCGTGA